ATCCCAGTACTGAAATGACCACCACCCCCTTTGCCACAAGGAAGGTGACATGAGACACTGAGTGGACTCAGAGCCGAGGCTAGACCATCACCTGCTTTCATACTCAAAGTGTCATGAGAAGGCTAGAAATCAAACACTGAGtttgacttatttttatgtattattattatcatcatcattatcattattattttaattttttgcatatttttaatgtttctgaCATTCATTCTAAATGACTTCGGCCTATTGAACGTGTCTCCGTGAGCCTTAATATTCTCACCTACAGCTGACTGGGGAAAACATACAGTTCCAGGTTGAATGATTGTGATATTGGGGGTCACACATTGGCTGGACACATCATAGGTGCGCGGGTAAGGAATATCCTTCTCTCATGTTTGACGTCACTTCCACCTAAGGACTGGGAACACACTGGAAGGTTATGACTGGAGTCCTGGCGttgttcctcctcctgcttttcttcctcctgctctgtctCATCCTCATCCGACACCGGCGTTGGTACAAAAAGAAGGCTGAGGATGCGGCTGGAGCCAAGGGAAATGGAATCAGGGTGAGAATAAAAAGTGGTGAACATGAGGCGGAAGATTCCATACTCTCCCACGTTCTGGGGTAGCCTTGGAAACGTGTAGTGTGATTAAAATCCTAAAGGAACTCTCTGGCTGAATGACATGTTGTATGGAGTTGGGAGTAGCATC
Above is a genomic segment from Apodemus sylvaticus chromosome 16, mApoSyl1.1, whole genome shotgun sequence containing:
- the LOC127666737 gene encoding leukocyte immunoglobulin-like receptor subfamily B member 4A, with translation MVSETKDPSPMPTEDGTSELTPSVTPCASRGCDIPGLGTHWKVMTGVLALFLLLLFFLLLCLILIRHRRWYKKKAEDAAGAKGNGIRVRIKSGEHEAEDSILSHVLG